The window TTCGTCGGAATCCACGACGCCGGCCAGCACAACCCCTTCAAGCGCGGCGTAATTGCGCGCATGATGGTAACCCAAATGCCCCACACCGACAACACCTACACGGATTTTCGACATGACTGGACCTTTAAAACCCATTCATGGGAAGGAGAACCGCGATACTTCGCACGCGTTGCAGCCGGGCATTGTCAACCCGGCTTAATCGGAATTCGGCGATTCGTCTTCGACAGCACCAATTATTTCACAAGCACCCAGACCTACAGAATACTTGCTACTTGCTATTTGCTACTGACTACTTCGTTATTCCACGAAGCGAACGCCGCACGAATTCCAAAAAACACGTCCGTTCTTCGCTGTCTTCCACGGAGGCTTCGATTTCATGGATTGCCTGCGTCGTGTTCAGATTTGACCGGAACATGATTTTGTACATGGCCTTGATGCGCGCCCTTTGCGCCGCATCGAGCCCGTTTCGCTTGAGGCCGACGCTGTTGGGCCCGCAGCAGCGCGCGGGATTGCCGTCAACAATCATGTACGGGGGCACATCCCGCGCCACGCGGGACAACCCGCCCACAAACGCCATCCGTCCGACCACGCATTCCTGATGCACGCCCGAAAGCCCGCCCAGGATCGCCTTGTCCTCGACTTCGACGTGCCCGGCGAGCGATGCGCAATTGGCCATAATGACCCCGTCGCCCACATGACAGTCATGCGCCACGTGCGTGTAGGCCATGAACATGCAGTGATTGCCGATCGAAGTCACCCGGTGCTCCTCGTCCCGGCTGGTCAACGTGCATGCGCTGACCGTCACGTGCTCGCGAAACAGGTTGTCGTTGCCGATCGTCGTACGACCGATCAGATCGGGCCGGTGCTTGAGATCCTGCGACAGGATGCCGATCTGCGCGCCGCTGAAAAAGTGGTTTCGTTCCCCGATGACGGTCCGCCCGTCAAGGACGCAATGGGGCCCGACGATCGTGTTGGCCCCGATCCGCACATGGGGACCAATGATCGTGAACGCCTGAACCTCCACGCTCTCGTCCAATTCCGCTTGCGGGTCCACAATCGCCGTAGGATGAATTTTCATTTCGTAAACACCTGGGTTTGGATGAAAAACAAAGCCGTCATGAAAGGGCCGGCCGCATGGATGCCGGAACAATACCCCCTTGCGCGGTTCAAATGCAAGTTTGTTTCAATGACGTCATGCAGGACAATACTTTCTGCTTTGCGAAACGCGGGATTGCCTTGCATCCTCCGTCCCGCCTGCCTTTATGCATGAGGCGAAAACGAACTGCCCGGAACACCGGGGTCCCGGGCAGTTGATAGGAATTCGAATTTGGTTTAACCGCGCTTGCGGAAGACCACCATTCCGCCCAAGCCGACCAGCATGCCCGCCAAGGCGCCAAGAGCAATCGGCGCACCCACCGGCAGCGATCCGGCCGGGAACACCCGCACGACCGCACTGGTGGAGATACTGGCCTTGCTGGGATCGCTCGCCGTGCAGGTATAGGTGCCGGCGTCGTCCAGCGAAACGTTTTCCTTGATATAGGTGTTGCCGCTGCTGGCAAGCGGCACGCCGTTCTTGGTCCACGCATAAGTGACCGGCCCAATCTCGCCTGCCACCATCACGGACAACGACAACGTGTCGCCGACCATAATCCAGCGGTCGCCGGGCACCTTCACCCACTTGAGGCCCGACTGCGGACATTCGGGAACCTTGGCCGGATCAAGCGCCCATTCGACGTACTTGTTGATCATGTCGCTTGGGAAATTCTCCGCCACATGATTGTATTCGCAGCGGTTGTTGGCGCCGTCGCCGTCGGCGTCGCCGTCCTGCGCGAAGTATTCCGGCATGCGGACATAGGTGTTGACGTCAATAAGGGGATTGGCGATATATCCCGTGGACCCCAGCAGCATCATCAACGCCTGCATGAATCCGCCGGAACCGACCGAGTCAATCCGGTTGAAGGGAATGTCCTCGGGCACCGGCTCGCTAAACGTGGCCTGGCCGTCGCCGAAAATCATGTGACCCAGAAGAACCTGCGGCAGACCATTGGCCAGCGTGCCCAGCAGCGACCAGTAACTGCCGATATCCTGTTCAAACTGTTCCGCGTTCACATTCAAGGCCTGATAGACCATGGCATGCGTCAAACCGGCATAGGATCCTTGCGCGGGGATGTTGAACGTTTGATCCTTCAAAACGGCTTCGATCAGTTTCAGATCGAATTTGCAGTCAATCCAGCCGTTTCCGCCGATGCTGAATTCCAGTTCGCCGTCCGGATACGGATTTGCAATGATGACATACGTGATGCCATTGATGTCGCCCGTATCGGGGCCAAGCAATGTAAGAAATCCCGTGAACTC is drawn from Candidatus Hydrogenedentota bacterium and contains these coding sequences:
- the lpxA gene encoding acyl-ACP--UDP-N-acetylglucosamine O-acyltransferase; this translates as MKIHPTAIVDPQAELDESVEVQAFTIIGPHVRIGANTIVGPHCVLDGRTVIGERNHFFSGAQIGILSQDLKHRPDLIGRTTIGNDNLFREHVTVSACTLTSRDEEHRVTSIGNHCMFMAYTHVAHDCHVGDGVIMANCASLAGHVEVEDKAILGGLSGVHQECVVGRMAFVGGLSRVARDVPPYMIVDGNPARCCGPNSVGLKRNGLDAAQRARIKAMYKIMFRSNLNTTQAIHEIEASVEDSEERTCFLEFVRRSLRGITK
- a CDS encoding PASTA domain-containing protein, producing MTNKRVCTVGLAILMAMLLMGGALAQNTVPNVIGMTQSQATSAITGAGLALLTPVSYGKSANYPAGQVFRQDPAAGASVAPGTKVKIVVSQGIPKPEPVFPWGTNPTTSAPVNSFCDAQQAILDNSLLSLLPPEFTGFLTLLGPDTGDINGITYVIIANPYPDGELEFSIGGNGWIDCKFDLKLIEAVLKDQTFNIPAQGSYAGLTHAMVYQALNVNAEQFEQDIGSYWSLLGTLANGLPQVLLGHMIFGDGQATFSEPVPEDIPFNRIDSVGSGGFMQALMMLLGSTGYIANPLIDVNTYVRMPEYFAQDGDADGDGANNRCEYNHVAENFPSDMINKYVEWALDPAKVPECPQSGLKWVKVPGDRWIMVGDTLSLSVMVAGEIGPVTYAWTKNGVPLASSGNTYIKENVSLDDAGTYTCTASDPSKASISTSAVVRVFPAGSLPVGAPIALGALAGMLVGLGGMVVFRKRG